One part of the Ursus arctos isolate Adak ecotype North America unplaced genomic scaffold, UrsArc2.0 scaffold_14, whole genome shotgun sequence genome encodes these proteins:
- the PNPLA6 gene encoding patatin-like phospholipase domain-containing protein 6 isoform X10: MGPSRHAPIVTSSGAADLTEWDGDGGVPAFGEGSAGRVCDAQPVPFIPQVLGVMIGAGVAVLVTAVLILLLVRRLRVPKTPAPDGPRYRFRKRDKVLFYGRKIMRKVSQSTSSLVDASVCTTSRPRMKKKLKMLNIAKKILRIQKEAPTLQRKEPPPAVLEADLTEGDLANSHLPSEVLYMLKNVRVLGHFEKPLFLELCRHMVFQRLSQGDYVFRPGQPDASIYVVQDGLLELCLPGPDGKECVVKEVVPGDSVNSLLSILDVITGHQHPQRTVSARAARDSTVLRLPVEAFSTVFTKYPESLVRVVQIIMVRLQRVTFLALHNYLGLTNELFSHEIQPLRLFPSPGLPARTSPVRGSKRVVSTSATEEPRETPGRPPDPTGAPLPGPAGDPVKPTSLEAPSAPLLSRCISMPVDISGLQGGPRSDFDMAYERGRISMSLQEEASGGPQAAPARTPTQEPREQPAGACEHSYCEDELATGGCPFGPYQGRQTSSIFEAAKRELAKLMRIEDPSLLNSRVLLHHAKAGTIIARQGDQDVSLHFVLWGCLHVYQRMIDKAEDVCLFVAQPGELVGQLAVLTGEPLIFTLRAQRDCTFLRISKSDFYEIMRAQPSVVLSAAHTVAARMSPFVRQMDFAIDWTAVEAGRALYRQGDRSDCTYIVLNGRLRSVIQRGTGKKELVGEYGRGDLIGVVEALTRQPRATTVHAVRDTELAKLPEGTLGHIKRRYPQVVTRLIHLLSQKILGNLQQLQGPFPGSGLGVPPHSELTNPASNLATVAVLPVCAEVPMVAFTLELQHALQAIGPTLLLNSDIIRARLGASALDSIQEFRLSGWLAQQEDAHRIVLYQTDASLTPWTVRCLRQADCILIVGLGDQEPTLGQLEQMLENTAVRALKQLVLLHREEGPGPARTVEWLNMRSWCSGHLHLRCPRRLFSRRSPAKLHELYEKVFSRRADRHSDFSRLARVLTGNTIALVLGGGGARGCSHIGVLKALEEAGVPVDLVGGTSIGSFIGALYAEERSASRTKQRAREWAKSMTSVMEPVLDLTYPVTSMFTGSAFNRSIHRVFQDKQIEDLWLPYFNVTTDITASAMRVHKDGCVWRYVRASASYCPYLPPLCDPKDGHLLVDGCYVNNVPADIARSMGAKTVIAIDVGSQDETDLSTYGDSLSGWWLLWKRLNPWADKIKVPDMAEIQSRLAYVSCVRQLEVVKSSSYCEYLRPPIDCFKTMDFGKFDQIYDVGYQYGKAVFGGWSRGDIIEKMLTDRRSADLNESRRADVLAFPSSGFTDLAEIVSRIEPPTSYVSDGCADGEESDCLTEYEEDAGPDCSRDEGGSPEGASPSTASEMEEEKSILRHRRCLPLDPPSSAADA; the protein is encoded by the exons ATGGGGCCGTCGAGGCACGCGCCGATTGTGACCTCCTCGGGGGCGGCGGACTTGACAGAATGGGATGGGGACGGGGGCGTCCCGGCCTTCGGGGAGGGCTCGGCAGGCCGGGTATGCGATGCGCAGCCAGTGCCCTTCATCCCGCAGGTGCTGGGCGTGATGATTGGGGCCGGAGTCGCGGTGCTGGTCACGGCCGTGCTCATCCTCCTGCTGGTGCGGAGGCTGCGAGTGCCGA AAACGCCAGCACCGGATGGCCCCCGGTATCGATTCCGGAAGAGGGACAAAGTGCTCTTCTATGGGCGGAAGATTATGCGGAAG GTATCACAATCCACTTCCTCGCTGGTGGATGCCTCCGTCTGCACCACTTCCCGGCCACGCatgaaaaagaaacttaagaTGCTCAACATTGCCAAGAA GATCCTTCGTATCCAGAAAGAGGCACCCACGCTTCAGCGGAAGGAGCCCCCGCCTGCGGTGCTCGAGGCTGACTTGACGGAGGGCGACCTGGCTAACTCCCACCTGCCCTCCGAGGTGCTCTACATGCTCAAGAATGTCCG GGTGCTGGGCCACTTCGAGAAGCCGCTCTTCCTGGAGCTCTGCCGACATATGGTCTTCCAGCGGCTCAGCCAGGGGGACTACGTCTTCCGGCCAGGCCAGCCGGATGCCAGTATCTACGTGGTACAGGATGGGCTGCTGGAGCTCTGTCTGCCGGGGCCG GATGGGAAGGAGTGTGTGGTGAAGGAAGTGGTCCCTGGGGACAGCGTCAACAGCCTTCTGAGCATCCTGGATGTCATCACC GGCCACCAGCACCCCCAGCGGACTGTGTCTGCCCGGGCGGCCCGAGACTCCACAGTGCTGCGGCTGCCGGTGGAGGCCTTCTCTACCGTCTTCACCAAGTACCCTGAGAGCTTGGTGCGGGTGGTGCAG ATCATCATGGTGAGGCTGCAGCGGGTCACCTTTCTGGCACTTCACAACTACCTGGGTCTGACCAATGAGCTGTTTAGCCAT GAGATCCAGCCCCTGCgcctcttccccagccctggcctcccagCCCGCACCAGCCCCGTGCGTGGCTCCAAGAGGGTGGTCAGCACCTCAGCTACTGAGGAGCCTAGGGAGACTCCTGGCCGGCCGCCTGACCCCACTGGGGCCCCACTGCCTGGACCGGCAG GGGACCCAGTGAAGCCCACATCCCTggaggctccctctgcccccctgctgAGTCGCTGCATCTCCATGCCCGTGGACATTTCAG GCTTACAGGGTGGCCCCCGCTCAGACTTCGACATGGCATATGAGCGTGGTCGGATCTCCATGTCCCTGCAGGAAGAGGCTTCAGGGGGGCCCCAGGCAGCTCCCGCTCGG ACCCCCACTCAGGAGCCCCGGGAACAGCCAGCAGGCGCCTGTGAGCACAGCTACTGCGAGGACGAGCTGGCCACCGGTGGTTGCCCCTTCGGCCCCTACCAGGGACGCCAGACAAGCAGCATCTTTGAGGCAGCGAAGCGGGAGCTGGCAAAACTGATGCGGATTGAG GACCCCTCCCTCCTGAACAGCCGGGTTTTGCTCCATCATGCCAAAGCTGGCACCATCATCGCCCGCCAGGGGGACCAG GATGTGAGCCTGCACTTTGTGCTGTGGGGCTGCCTGCATGTCTACCAGCGCATGATTGACAAGGCAGAGGATGTGTGCCTGTTCGTGGCACAGCCTGGGGAGCTGGTGGGGCAGCTGGCAGTGCTCACGGGCGAGCCCCTCATCTTCACACTGAGAGCCCAGCGTGACTGCACCTTCCTGAGGATCTCTAAGTCCGACTTCTATGA GATCATGCGTGCACAGCCCAGTGTGGTGCTGAGTGCCGCGCACACTGTGGCTGCGAGGATGTCGCCCTTTGTGCGCCAGATGGACTTTGCCATCGACTGGACGGCGGTGGAGGCAGGACGCGCTTTGTACAG gcagggCGACCGCTCCGACTGCACCTACATTGTGCTCAATGGGCGGCTGCGCAGCGTCATCCAGCGGGGCACCGGCAAGAAGGAGCTGGTGGGCGAGTATGGCCGCGGGGACCTCATTGGCGTG GTGGAGGCGCTGACACGGCAGCCTCGTGCCACGACGGTGCACGCTGTGCGGGACACGGAGCTGGCCAAACTTCCGGAGGGCACCCTGGGCCACATCAAACGTCGATACCCTCAG GTCGTAACTCGCCTCATCCACCTGCTAAGCCAGAAGATTTTAGGGAATTTGCAGCAGCTGCAAGGACCCTTCCCAG GCTCGGGACTAGGCGTCCCCCCTCACTCGGAGCTTACCAACCCGGCCAGCAACCTGGCAACGGTGGCCGTCCTGCCAGTGTGTGCTGAGGTGCCCATGGTGGCCTTCACTCTGGAGCTGCAGCATGCTCTGCAAGCCATCG GTCCCACGCTCCTCCTCAACAGCGACATCATCCGGGCCCGCCTAGGGGCTTCTGCTCTCGACAG CATCCAAGAGTTCCGGCTGTCAGGGTGGCTGGCCCAGCAGGAGGATGCGCACCGCATCGTACTCTACCAGACTGACGCATCGCTGACACCCTGGACCGTCCGCTGCCTGCGCCAGGCCGACTGCATCCTCATCGTGGGCCTGGGCGACCAGGAGCCCACGCTCGGCCAG CTGGAGCAGATGCTGGAGAACACAGCGGTGCGTGCCCTCAAGCAGCTGGTGCTGCTGCACCGGGAGGAGGGCCCCGGCCCCGCGCGCACGGTGGAGTGGCTCAACATGCGCAGCTGGTGCTCGGGGCACCTGCACCTGCGCTGTCCGCGCCGCCTCTTCTCTCGCCGCAGCCCTGCCAAGCTG CACGAGCTCTACGAGAAGGTTTTCTCGAGGCGCGCGGACCGGCACAGCGACTTCTCCCGCCTGGCGCGGGTTCTCACCGGCAACACCATTGCCCTCGtgctgggcgggggcggggccag GGGCTGCTCACACATCGGCGTGCTGAAGGCGTTGGAGGAGGCAGGAGTCCCTGTCGACCTGGTGGGCGGCACCTCCATCGGCTCCTTCATCGGGGCCCTGTACGCGGAGGAGCGAAGCGCCAGTCGCACGAAGCAGCGGGCCCGGGAGTGGGCTAAG AGCATGACGTCGGTGATGGAGCCGGTGCTGGACCTCACGTACCCCGTCACGTCCATGTTCACCGGGTCGGCCTTCAATCGCAGCATCCACCGGGTCTTCCAGGACAAGCAGATTGAG GACCTGTGGCTGCCATACTTCAACGTGACCACGGACATCACTGCCTCGGCCATGCGTGTCCACAAAGATG GCTGCGTGTGGCGTTACGTCCGGGCCAGTGCCTCCTACTGCCCCTACCTGCCCCCGCTCTGCGACCCCAAGGACGGGCACCTGCTGGTGGACGGGTGCTATGTCAACAACGTGCCAG CGGACATCGCCCGCAGTATGGGTGCCAAGACGGTCATTGCCATCGATGTGGGAAGCCAGGATGAGACAGACCTCAGCACCTACGGAGACAGCCTGTCTGGCTGGTGGCTGCTGTGGAAGCGGCTAAACCCCTGGGCAGACAAGATCAAGGTTCCAGACATGGCCGAGATCCAGTCTCGCCTGGCCTACGTGTCCTGCGTGCGGCAGCTGGAGGTTGTTAAGTCCAGCTCCTACTGCGAGTACCTGCGCCCGCCCATCGACTGCTTCAAGACCATGGACTTCGGGAAGTTCGACCAGATCTAT GATGTGGGCTACCAATACGGGAAGGCTGTGTTTGGTGGCTGGAGTCGGGGCGACATCATTGAAAAGATGCTCACGGACCGGCGATCTGCCGACCTTAACGAGAGCCGCCGCGCAGAC GTGTTGgccttccccagctctggctTCACTGACTTGGCGGAGATCGTGTCGCGGATTGAACCCCCTACGAGCTACGTTTCTGACGGCTGTGCTGATG GGGAGGAGTCGGACTGCCTGACGGAGTATGAGGAGGACGCAGGCCCTGACTGCTCACGGGACGAGGGGGGCTCTCCTGAGGGCGCGAGTCCCAGCACTGCCTCTGAGATG gaggaggagaagtccATTCTCCGGCACCGGCGCTGTCTGCCCCTGGACCCTCCCAGCTCAGCTGCAGATGCCTGA
- the PNPLA6 gene encoding patatin-like phospholipase domain-containing protein 6 isoform X7, whose amino-acid sequence MGPSRHAPIVTSSGAADLTEWDGDGGVPAFGEGSAGRVCDAQPVPFIPQVLGVMIGAGVAVLVTAVLILLLVRRLRVPKTPAPDGPRYRFRKRDKVLFYGRKIMRKVSQSTSSLVDASVCTTSRPRMKKKLKMLNIAKKILRIQKEAPTLQRKEPPPAVLEADLTEGDLANSHLPSEVLYMLKNVRVLGHFEKPLFLELCRHMVFQRLSQGDYVFRPGQPDASIYVVQDGLLELCLPGPDGKECVVKEVVPGDSVNSLLSILDVITGHQHPQRTVSARAARDSTVLRLPVEAFSTVFTKYPESLVRVVQIIMVRLQRVTFLALHNYLGLTNELFSHEIQPLRLFPSPGLPARTSPVRGSKRVVSTSATEEPRETPGRPPDPTGAPLPGPAGDPVKPTSLEAPSAPLLSRCISMPVDISGLQGGPRSDFDMAYERGRISMSLQEEASGGPQAAPARTPTQEPREQPAGACEHSYCEDELATGGCPFGPYQGRQTSSIFEAAKRELAKLMRIEDPSLLNSRVLLHHAKAGTIIARQGDQDVSLHFVLWGCLHVYQRMIDKAEDVCLFVAQPGELVGQLAVLTGEPLIFTLRAQRDCTFLRISKSDFYEIMRAQPSVVLSAAHTVAARMSPFVRQMDFAIDWTAVEAGRALYRQGDRSDCTYIVLNGRLRSVIQRGTGKKELVGEYGRGDLIGVVEALTRQPRATTVHAVRDTELAKLPEGTLGHIKRRYPQVVTRLIHLLSQKILGNLQQLQGPFPAGSGLGVPPHSELTNPASNLATVAVLPVCAEVPMVAFTLELQHALQAIGPTLLLNSDIIRARLGASALDSIQEFRLSGWLAQQEDAHRIVLYQTDASLTPWTVRCLRQADCILIVGLGDQEPTLGQLEQMLENTAVRALKQLVLLHREEGPGPARTVEWLNMRSWCSGHLHLRCPRRLFSRRSPAKLHELYEKVFSRRADRHSDFSRLARVLTGNTIALVLGGGGARGCSHIGVLKALEEAGVPVDLVGGTSIGSFIGALYAEERSASRTKQRAREWAKSMTSVMEPVLDLTYPVTSMFTGSAFNRSIHRVFQDKQIEDLWLPYFNVTTDITASAMRVHKDGSLWRYVRASMTLSGYLPPLCDPKDGHLLMDGGYINNLPADIARSMGAKTVIAIDVGSQDETDLSTYGDSLSGWWLLWKRLNPWADKIKVPDMAEIQSRLAYVSCVRQLEVVKSSSYCEYLRPPIDCFKTMDFGKFDQIYDVGYQYGKAVFGGWSRGDIIEKMLTDRRSADLNESRRADVLAFPSSGFTDLAEIVSRIEPPTSYVSDGCADGEESDCLTEYEEDAGPDCSRDEGGSPEGASPSTASEMEEEKSILRHRRCLPLDPPSSAADA is encoded by the exons ATGGGGCCGTCGAGGCACGCGCCGATTGTGACCTCCTCGGGGGCGGCGGACTTGACAGAATGGGATGGGGACGGGGGCGTCCCGGCCTTCGGGGAGGGCTCGGCAGGCCGGGTATGCGATGCGCAGCCAGTGCCCTTCATCCCGCAGGTGCTGGGCGTGATGATTGGGGCCGGAGTCGCGGTGCTGGTCACGGCCGTGCTCATCCTCCTGCTGGTGCGGAGGCTGCGAGTGCCGA AAACGCCAGCACCGGATGGCCCCCGGTATCGATTCCGGAAGAGGGACAAAGTGCTCTTCTATGGGCGGAAGATTATGCGGAAG GTATCACAATCCACTTCCTCGCTGGTGGATGCCTCCGTCTGCACCACTTCCCGGCCACGCatgaaaaagaaacttaagaTGCTCAACATTGCCAAGAA GATCCTTCGTATCCAGAAAGAGGCACCCACGCTTCAGCGGAAGGAGCCCCCGCCTGCGGTGCTCGAGGCTGACTTGACGGAGGGCGACCTGGCTAACTCCCACCTGCCCTCCGAGGTGCTCTACATGCTCAAGAATGTCCG GGTGCTGGGCCACTTCGAGAAGCCGCTCTTCCTGGAGCTCTGCCGACATATGGTCTTCCAGCGGCTCAGCCAGGGGGACTACGTCTTCCGGCCAGGCCAGCCGGATGCCAGTATCTACGTGGTACAGGATGGGCTGCTGGAGCTCTGTCTGCCGGGGCCG GATGGGAAGGAGTGTGTGGTGAAGGAAGTGGTCCCTGGGGACAGCGTCAACAGCCTTCTGAGCATCCTGGATGTCATCACC GGCCACCAGCACCCCCAGCGGACTGTGTCTGCCCGGGCGGCCCGAGACTCCACAGTGCTGCGGCTGCCGGTGGAGGCCTTCTCTACCGTCTTCACCAAGTACCCTGAGAGCTTGGTGCGGGTGGTGCAG ATCATCATGGTGAGGCTGCAGCGGGTCACCTTTCTGGCACTTCACAACTACCTGGGTCTGACCAATGAGCTGTTTAGCCAT GAGATCCAGCCCCTGCgcctcttccccagccctggcctcccagCCCGCACCAGCCCCGTGCGTGGCTCCAAGAGGGTGGTCAGCACCTCAGCTACTGAGGAGCCTAGGGAGACTCCTGGCCGGCCGCCTGACCCCACTGGGGCCCCACTGCCTGGACCGGCAG GGGACCCAGTGAAGCCCACATCCCTggaggctccctctgcccccctgctgAGTCGCTGCATCTCCATGCCCGTGGACATTTCAG GCTTACAGGGTGGCCCCCGCTCAGACTTCGACATGGCATATGAGCGTGGTCGGATCTCCATGTCCCTGCAGGAAGAGGCTTCAGGGGGGCCCCAGGCAGCTCCCGCTCGG ACCCCCACTCAGGAGCCCCGGGAACAGCCAGCAGGCGCCTGTGAGCACAGCTACTGCGAGGACGAGCTGGCCACCGGTGGTTGCCCCTTCGGCCCCTACCAGGGACGCCAGACAAGCAGCATCTTTGAGGCAGCGAAGCGGGAGCTGGCAAAACTGATGCGGATTGAG GACCCCTCCCTCCTGAACAGCCGGGTTTTGCTCCATCATGCCAAAGCTGGCACCATCATCGCCCGCCAGGGGGACCAG GATGTGAGCCTGCACTTTGTGCTGTGGGGCTGCCTGCATGTCTACCAGCGCATGATTGACAAGGCAGAGGATGTGTGCCTGTTCGTGGCACAGCCTGGGGAGCTGGTGGGGCAGCTGGCAGTGCTCACGGGCGAGCCCCTCATCTTCACACTGAGAGCCCAGCGTGACTGCACCTTCCTGAGGATCTCTAAGTCCGACTTCTATGA GATCATGCGTGCACAGCCCAGTGTGGTGCTGAGTGCCGCGCACACTGTGGCTGCGAGGATGTCGCCCTTTGTGCGCCAGATGGACTTTGCCATCGACTGGACGGCGGTGGAGGCAGGACGCGCTTTGTACAG gcagggCGACCGCTCCGACTGCACCTACATTGTGCTCAATGGGCGGCTGCGCAGCGTCATCCAGCGGGGCACCGGCAAGAAGGAGCTGGTGGGCGAGTATGGCCGCGGGGACCTCATTGGCGTG GTGGAGGCGCTGACACGGCAGCCTCGTGCCACGACGGTGCACGCTGTGCGGGACACGGAGCTGGCCAAACTTCCGGAGGGCACCCTGGGCCACATCAAACGTCGATACCCTCAG GTCGTAACTCGCCTCATCCACCTGCTAAGCCAGAAGATTTTAGGGAATTTGCAGCAGCTGCAAGGACCCTTCCCAG CAGGCTCGGGACTAGGCGTCCCCCCTCACTCGGAGCTTACCAACCCGGCCAGCAACCTGGCAACGGTGGCCGTCCTGCCAGTGTGTGCTGAGGTGCCCATGGTGGCCTTCACTCTGGAGCTGCAGCATGCTCTGCAAGCCATCG GTCCCACGCTCCTCCTCAACAGCGACATCATCCGGGCCCGCCTAGGGGCTTCTGCTCTCGACAG CATCCAAGAGTTCCGGCTGTCAGGGTGGCTGGCCCAGCAGGAGGATGCGCACCGCATCGTACTCTACCAGACTGACGCATCGCTGACACCCTGGACCGTCCGCTGCCTGCGCCAGGCCGACTGCATCCTCATCGTGGGCCTGGGCGACCAGGAGCCCACGCTCGGCCAG CTGGAGCAGATGCTGGAGAACACAGCGGTGCGTGCCCTCAAGCAGCTGGTGCTGCTGCACCGGGAGGAGGGCCCCGGCCCCGCGCGCACGGTGGAGTGGCTCAACATGCGCAGCTGGTGCTCGGGGCACCTGCACCTGCGCTGTCCGCGCCGCCTCTTCTCTCGCCGCAGCCCTGCCAAGCTG CACGAGCTCTACGAGAAGGTTTTCTCGAGGCGCGCGGACCGGCACAGCGACTTCTCCCGCCTGGCGCGGGTTCTCACCGGCAACACCATTGCCCTCGtgctgggcgggggcggggccag GGGCTGCTCACACATCGGCGTGCTGAAGGCGTTGGAGGAGGCAGGAGTCCCTGTCGACCTGGTGGGCGGCACCTCCATCGGCTCCTTCATCGGGGCCCTGTACGCGGAGGAGCGAAGCGCCAGTCGCACGAAGCAGCGGGCCCGGGAGTGGGCTAAG AGCATGACGTCGGTGATGGAGCCGGTGCTGGACCTCACGTACCCCGTCACGTCCATGTTCACCGGGTCGGCCTTCAATCGCAGCATCCACCGGGTCTTCCAGGACAAGCAGATTGAG GACCTGTGGCTGCCATACTTCAACGTGACCACGGACATCACTGCCTCGGCCATGCGTGTCCACAAAGATG GCTCCCTGTGGCGGTACGTCCGCGCCAGCATGACGCTCTCGGGCTACCTGCCGCCGCTCTGCGACCCGAAGGATGGGCACCTCCTCATGGACGGCGGCTACATCAACAACCTCCCAG CGGACATCGCCCGCAGTATGGGTGCCAAGACGGTCATTGCCATCGATGTGGGAAGCCAGGATGAGACAGACCTCAGCACCTACGGAGACAGCCTGTCTGGCTGGTGGCTGCTGTGGAAGCGGCTAAACCCCTGGGCAGACAAGATCAAGGTTCCAGACATGGCCGAGATCCAGTCTCGCCTGGCCTACGTGTCCTGCGTGCGGCAGCTGGAGGTTGTTAAGTCCAGCTCCTACTGCGAGTACCTGCGCCCGCCCATCGACTGCTTCAAGACCATGGACTTCGGGAAGTTCGACCAGATCTAT GATGTGGGCTACCAATACGGGAAGGCTGTGTTTGGTGGCTGGAGTCGGGGCGACATCATTGAAAAGATGCTCACGGACCGGCGATCTGCCGACCTTAACGAGAGCCGCCGCGCAGAC GTGTTGgccttccccagctctggctTCACTGACTTGGCGGAGATCGTGTCGCGGATTGAACCCCCTACGAGCTACGTTTCTGACGGCTGTGCTGATG GGGAGGAGTCGGACTGCCTGACGGAGTATGAGGAGGACGCAGGCCCTGACTGCTCACGGGACGAGGGGGGCTCTCCTGAGGGCGCGAGTCCCAGCACTGCCTCTGAGATG gaggaggagaagtccATTCTCCGGCACCGGCGCTGTCTGCCCCTGGACCCTCCCAGCTCAGCTGCAGATGCCTGA